The Deltaproteobacteria bacterium genome includes a window with the following:
- a CDS encoding replication-associated recombination protein A — MDLFEGVGETRKDGKERPLAERMRPRSLQEYIGQGHLVGDGSLLRRAVEEDSLFSMIFWGPPGSGKTTLSILIAGESKAHFIRFSAVLSGVKEIRAVVEEAQNQLAYHGRRTILFVDEIHRFNKAQQDAFLPHVENGLITLIGATTENPSFEIIAPLLSRCRVMVLKPFSHEELRLILDRALRDRERGLGNRSLHIEEGVLDFILSRCDGDARSALNNLEAVTLAADSASDGMASLTLETAARHLDRKTFLYDKAGEEHYNLISAFHKSLRGSDPDASLYWLGRMLAAGEDPLFIARRMVRMAAEDIGNADPNALALAVSAMQGFQLIGSPEGELILAQAAVYLAAAPKSNALYTAYGEIQETISRTGSLPVPLHIRNAPTGLMRDLEYGRGYKYAHDYKGGVVPQDYLPELLLGTKFYKPTDRGYEKIIRDRLRDWWNSGL; from the coding sequence ATGGACCTGTTCGAAGGGGTTGGGGAAACACGAAAAGACGGGAAGGAACGGCCGCTGGCGGAGCGGATGCGGCCGCGAAGCCTGCAGGAATATATCGGTCAGGGCCATCTGGTGGGAGACGGCTCCTTACTGAGACGTGCGGTTGAGGAAGACAGCCTGTTTTCCATGATCTTCTGGGGACCTCCCGGTTCGGGGAAAACAACGCTGTCGATTCTGATAGCCGGTGAGAGCAAGGCGCACTTCATACGATTTTCGGCTGTTCTGTCGGGTGTTAAGGAGATCCGCGCCGTCGTCGAGGAGGCGCAAAATCAGCTTGCCTATCATGGTCGGCGAACGATCCTCTTTGTCGATGAGATTCATCGCTTCAACAAAGCCCAGCAGGATGCGTTTCTGCCCCATGTTGAAAACGGCCTGATCACATTGATTGGGGCGACAACGGAAAACCCCTCCTTTGAAATCATCGCGCCTCTCCTTTCACGGTGCCGGGTCATGGTCCTGAAACCCTTCTCTCATGAAGAGCTCCGGCTGATTTTGGACAGGGCCCTGCGTGATCGGGAGCGGGGTCTGGGGAACCGATCCCTTCACATCGAGGAAGGGGTGCTGGATTTCATTCTCTCCCGGTGTGACGGCGATGCCCGATCGGCGCTGAACAACCTCGAGGCCGTGACGCTGGCGGCGGATTCCGCTTCCGATGGCATGGCCAGCCTGACCCTCGAGACGGCGGCCAGGCATCTGGATAGAAAAACCTTTCTTTACGACAAGGCGGGCGAGGAACACTACAACCTCATTTCCGCCTTTCATAAAAGCCTTCGGGGAAGCGATCCCGATGCGTCCCTGTACTGGTTGGGGCGGATGCTGGCGGCTGGAGAAGATCCTTTGTTTATCGCCCGTCGCATGGTCAGAATGGCGGCGGAAGACATCGGAAATGCCGATCCCAACGCGCTGGCCCTTGCGGTTTCAGCCATGCAGGGTTTTCAATTGATCGGTTCGCCTGAAGGAGAACTCATTCTGGCCCAGGCTGCGGTTTACCTGGCTGCGGCGCCGAAGAGCAATGCCCTTTATACCGCTTACGGAGAGATTCAGGAAACCATTTCCCGAACCGGAAGCTTACCCGTTCCCCTGCACATTCGGAACGCTCCGACCGGACTGATGCGGGATCTTGAATATGGACGGGGTTACAAATACGCGCATGACTATAAGGGGGGCGTGGTCCCTCAGGATTATCTGCCGGAGTTGCTCCTGGGGACGAAATTTTACAAACCGACGGACAGGGGTTACGAGAAGATCATCAGGGACCGTTTACGGGACTGGTGGAACAGCGGCCTTTGA